The following proteins are encoded in a genomic region of Limosilactobacillus reuteri subsp. reuteri:
- a CDS encoding adenylosuccinate synthase translates to MSSVVIVGSQWGDEGKGKMTDYLSQEADVVVRSQGGNNAGHTIAFDGKKFALRLVPSGIFAKDKLAVIGNGVVINPPALLKELHYLQDNGIDISGLRISSRSHITFPYHILLDKCQEEAKGDHKVGTTKNGIGPTYMDKVSRVGIRMCDLLEKDTFKEKLERNLAEKNELFTKLYHVDPISFDDIFESYYEYGQELKQYVTDTAQIVNDALDQDKKVLFEGAQGVMLDVDQGTYPYVTASNPIAGGVCTGVGVGPNKIETVVGICKAYSTRVGAGPFPTELTDEIGDQIRETGHEYGTVTGRPRRVGWFDSVAMRHARRVSGISCLSLNLLDVLTGLKTVKICTSYKLDGKQIDYYPASLKELERCEPVYEELPGWDEDITGAKKFEDLPINAQNYLKRVSELSESPLATVSVGADRIQTIIVKDPWEFAHK, encoded by the coding sequence ATGTCATCAGTTGTTATTGTTGGTAGTCAATGGGGCGATGAAGGAAAGGGTAAGATGACCGATTACCTAAGCCAAGAAGCGGACGTTGTTGTTCGTTCACAAGGTGGTAATAATGCAGGTCACACAATTGCATTTGATGGTAAGAAGTTTGCCCTCCGTCTAGTGCCATCTGGGATTTTTGCTAAAGACAAGTTAGCGGTGATTGGTAATGGAGTGGTTATTAATCCACCTGCATTATTAAAGGAATTGCATTATCTTCAAGACAACGGGATCGACATTTCAGGTTTACGGATTTCTAGTCGTTCACACATCACCTTCCCATACCATATTCTTCTTGATAAATGTCAAGAAGAGGCAAAGGGTGATCACAAGGTGGGAACGACCAAGAATGGGATCGGTCCTACCTACATGGATAAGGTTTCTCGTGTTGGTATCCGGATGTGTGACTTGCTTGAAAAAGATACCTTTAAGGAAAAACTTGAACGTAACCTCGCTGAAAAGAACGAATTATTCACTAAGTTATACCATGTTGACCCAATTAGCTTTGACGATATTTTTGAAAGTTACTACGAATATGGTCAAGAATTAAAGCAATACGTTACTGATACAGCTCAAATTGTCAATGATGCCCTTGATCAAGATAAGAAGGTCCTCTTTGAAGGGGCACAAGGGGTTATGCTTGATGTTGACCAAGGAACCTATCCATATGTTACTGCCTCTAACCCAATCGCGGGGGGAGTATGTACTGGTGTTGGCGTTGGCCCTAATAAGATCGAAACAGTTGTTGGAATTTGCAAGGCTTACTCTACGCGTGTTGGTGCTGGTCCATTCCCAACTGAATTAACTGATGAGATTGGTGATCAGATTCGTGAAACAGGTCATGAATACGGAACTGTTACTGGTCGACCACGGCGCGTTGGTTGGTTTGATAGTGTTGCAATGCGTCACGCACGACGGGTTTCCGGAATTAGCTGCCTTAGTCTTAACTTGCTTGATGTCTTGACTGGTTTGAAGACCGTTAAGATTTGTACCTCATACAAACTTGATGGTAAGCAAATTGATTACTACCCAGCTAGTTTGAAGGAACTTGAGCGTTGTGAACCAGTTTATGAAGAACTTCCGGGATGGGACGAAGATATTACTGGTGCGAAGAAGTTTGAAGACTTACCAATCAATGCTCAAAATTATTTGAAGCGGGTAAGTGAATTGTCAGAATCACCACTTGCAACTGTTTCTGTTGGTGCTGACCGGATTCAAACGATTATTGTTAAAGACCCTTGGGAATTCGCACATAAATAA
- a CDS encoding aldo/keto reductase, with translation MLELTNINSTFNLNNEVKIPCVGYGTFRTPADVAEQAVKEAIETGYRHIDTAAVYGNEEAVGKGIKDSGIKREDLFVTSKLWNTNRGYEQTKKAFQETLDRLQMDYLDLYLIHWPANEKQFGDDAAKINAETWRAMEDLYNEGKIRVIGVSNFMPHHIAELIKTAKVAPAVDQIEVHPGWPHTEEIKYLQAHNILVEAWAPLGGQGAKVLTNPTMIQIADKYQKTPAQVCLRWILQQGILPLPKSVHKERMISNQNIFDFELTDEDMRKINLLPNLGGQCADPDEVDF, from the coding sequence ATGCTTGAATTAACTAATATTAACTCAACGTTCAACTTAAATAATGAGGTCAAGATTCCCTGTGTGGGATATGGTACATTTAGGACTCCGGCAGATGTAGCTGAACAGGCCGTGAAAGAAGCAATTGAAACTGGTTATCGACACATTGATACTGCGGCTGTTTACGGAAACGAAGAAGCAGTAGGCAAGGGGATTAAGGATTCGGGAATTAAGCGTGAAGACCTTTTTGTGACTAGCAAGTTATGGAATACTAATCGTGGCTATGAACAAACGAAGAAGGCTTTTCAAGAGACGCTTGATCGTTTGCAGATGGATTATTTAGACCTTTACTTAATTCACTGGCCCGCCAATGAAAAGCAGTTTGGAGATGATGCTGCCAAGATTAATGCTGAAACGTGGCGCGCAATGGAAGACCTTTACAATGAAGGTAAAATTCGGGTAATTGGGGTAAGCAATTTTATGCCTCACCATATTGCGGAATTAATAAAAACGGCCAAAGTAGCGCCAGCAGTTGATCAAATTGAGGTTCATCCGGGTTGGCCACATACGGAAGAAATTAAATACTTACAAGCACACAATATCTTAGTTGAGGCATGGGCTCCTTTAGGTGGTCAAGGTGCTAAAGTATTAACTAATCCAACAATGATTCAAATCGCTGATAAGTATCAAAAGACGCCAGCGCAAGTCTGTTTACGTTGGATTCTCCAACAGGGGATTCTTCCATTACCGAAGTCTGTCCATAAAGAACGGATGATAAGTAACCAAAATATATTTGATTTCGAATTAACTGATGAGGATATGCGCAAGATTAATTTATTGCCAAATCTTGGCGGTCAATGTGCTGATCCAGATGAGGTTGATTTTTAA
- a CDS encoding FAD-dependent oxidoreductase: MKVIIVGCTHAGTITATQILQNHPETEVTIYERNDNVSFLSCGIAVYLSGDVGNPDAMFYSSPEQLAAMGATVHMQHNVTDIDPKTKTVTVTDLVTGETKTDHYDKLVDTTGSWPVIPPIEGVDGPHVYLCKNYHHAKELFNVAKDAQRIVVIGGGYIGVELVEAYTRQNKDVTLIDGSPRMLHKYFDREYTDRIQQEFVDHGAHFAFDQRVTGFENHENGVTVKTDKGNYEADIAILCVGFRPNTDLLKGKVKMHDNGAIITNEYMQSSDPDIYAAGDSTAVHYNPTGKDAYIPLATNAIRQGTIVGTNLFGNTMRDMGTQSSSGLNLYGTTMVSSGLTLENAKEAGFDAAAVTVEDNYRPEFMPTTTPVLMTLVWDKKTRQILGGQFMSKHDVSQSANIISLCIQDKHTIDYLAFVDMLFQPHFDRPFNYVNILGQAAVKKQAELEK, translated from the coding sequence ATGAAGGTTATTATTGTTGGTTGTACACATGCGGGAACAATTACTGCCACTCAAATTTTACAGAATCATCCAGAAACAGAAGTCACAATTTATGAACGGAATGATAACGTTTCATTCCTCTCATGTGGGATTGCAGTTTACTTGAGCGGTGATGTTGGTAATCCAGATGCGATGTTTTATTCAAGCCCTGAACAACTTGCTGCCATGGGTGCAACAGTTCATATGCAACATAATGTAACTGATATTGACCCTAAGACTAAGACAGTCACAGTGACAGACCTTGTGACAGGCGAAACAAAGACCGACCATTATGATAAGTTAGTTGATACTACTGGTTCTTGGCCAGTAATTCCACCAATTGAAGGTGTAGATGGCCCTCATGTTTATTTGTGCAAGAATTACCATCATGCTAAAGAATTATTTAACGTTGCTAAAGATGCGCAACGAATTGTTGTGATTGGTGGAGGTTATATTGGGGTTGAATTAGTAGAAGCTTACACTCGTCAAAATAAGGACGTTACATTGATTGATGGGTCTCCACGGATGCTTCATAAATACTTTGACCGCGAGTATACGGATCGAATTCAACAGGAATTTGTAGATCACGGCGCCCACTTTGCTTTTGACCAACGCGTAACTGGATTTGAAAACCACGAAAATGGTGTAACCGTTAAGACGGATAAGGGCAACTACGAGGCAGATATTGCTATCCTCTGTGTTGGCTTCCGTCCTAATACTGATCTCTTAAAAGGTAAAGTTAAGATGCATGATAATGGGGCAATCATTACGAACGAATACATGCAATCATCTGATCCAGATATTTACGCTGCCGGAGATTCAACGGCTGTTCACTATAACCCAACTGGCAAGGATGCATACATTCCATTAGCTACTAACGCTATTCGGCAAGGAACAATTGTTGGAACAAATCTCTTTGGTAATACAATGCGCGATATGGGAACCCAATCTAGTTCTGGCTTAAACTTATATGGAACAACGATGGTATCATCTGGCTTAACTTTGGAGAATGCCAAAGAAGCGGGCTTTGATGCAGCTGCGGTGACAGTTGAAGACAACTACCGTCCAGAATTTATGCCGACAACAACTCCTGTATTAATGACATTGGTGTGGGATAAGAAGACTCGGCAAATTCTTGGTGGACAGTTTATGAGTAAGCATGATGTTTCTCAATCTGCTAACATTATTTCCTTATGTATCCAGGATAAGCACACGATTGATTATTTAGCATTTGTTGATATGCTTTTCCAACCACACTTTGATCGTCCATTTAACTATGTAAATATTCTTGGCCAAGCGGCGGTAAAGAAACAAGCTGAATTAGAAAAATAA
- a CDS encoding glycerophosphoryl diester phosphodiesterase membrane domain-containing protein gives MKNAYRAFRQYSCQFRKNWLEYLILFGGLDILNQFLVIPFFRWITTFVLQAGEIPFISYQNIVIILTHHPLVVVSLLIELICLMVIIYGEFMLLLTGFREIGLPEFSWRRMFRQTKETLSLLNFGSLILLLGYFLLIIPFADIIFRTPLLAKIQVPQFIVDYLTRNAWLIGGLTLFYLLMTMIGIRLILTMPLMAYQHLRLRAAMSQSWQMTSKLRWLKFLIQIVLMTIIVGSITVVFYLMIYILQVVLDLLPGKLSLITAIFNLSILQLGGEVLAVWAGTIILLVVVNPLTSISELATTPEHPSRGLLTSFMLVFLVIGLATLANNTFYMMGTGIKRPITISHRGVTEKNGVQNTIPAMEKTSKLKPDYIEMDLHETKDHRFVVMHDENLKDLTGVNKTPHELTLKQLTRLTARENGYHAKVASFDQYLAAAEKYHQKLLIEIKTTPHDSKQMLQNFNRRYGKRILQDHDQVHSLDYSAVTKLKNINPRLTVLYIQPYNLGNPQGVADGFSMEYSTLNQDFITQAQWQHKPVYAWTVNDTDLMKQTMYNHANGIITDDLGELNAAIKDFTGKQSYANRILNYIIVVPTSGGIEP, from the coding sequence ATGAAAAATGCTTATCGCGCTTTTCGCCAATACTCTTGCCAGTTCAGGAAAAATTGGCTTGAATATTTAATATTATTTGGCGGTCTTGATATTTTAAACCAGTTTCTGGTAATTCCATTTTTTCGCTGGATAACTACCTTTGTCCTGCAGGCAGGAGAAATTCCGTTTATTTCATATCAAAATATTGTAATTATTCTGACCCATCATCCATTAGTTGTAGTGAGCCTTTTAATTGAATTAATATGTCTAATGGTAATTATCTATGGCGAATTTATGCTCTTGTTGACGGGCTTTCGTGAAATTGGCTTGCCAGAGTTTAGCTGGCGCCGAATGTTTAGGCAAACAAAAGAAACTTTATCGTTACTAAATTTTGGATCGTTAATTCTATTATTAGGTTACTTTTTGCTTATTATTCCATTTGCGGATATCATCTTTCGAACTCCCCTGCTGGCGAAAATTCAAGTTCCTCAGTTTATTGTTGATTATCTTACCCGTAATGCATGGCTTATTGGTGGATTGACCTTGTTCTATCTTTTGATGACAATGATCGGTATTCGTTTAATATTGACAATGCCGTTAATGGCTTATCAACATTTACGGTTAAGAGCTGCTATGTCTCAAAGCTGGCAAATGACAAGTAAGCTAAGATGGTTGAAGTTTTTAATTCAAATTGTGCTGATGACAATAATTGTAGGTAGTATAACGGTTGTTTTTTACCTCATGATTTACATTCTCCAGGTTGTTTTGGATTTATTACCCGGGAAATTATCTTTGATTACTGCTATCTTTAACTTGTCGATCTTACAGCTTGGTGGGGAAGTACTAGCAGTATGGGCAGGAACAATTATCTTACTGGTAGTCGTTAACCCCTTAACTAGCATTAGTGAACTAGCGACAACTCCTGAACATCCATCACGAGGATTGCTAACTTCCTTTATGCTTGTCTTCCTTGTAATCGGCTTGGCGACTCTTGCAAATAATACTTTTTACATGATGGGAACGGGGATTAAACGCCCAATAACTATCTCTCATCGGGGAGTTACTGAAAAAAACGGGGTGCAAAATACTATTCCAGCAATGGAAAAAACAAGTAAACTTAAGCCTGATTATATTGAAATGGATTTGCATGAAACAAAGGATCACCGGTTTGTTGTGATGCACGATGAAAATCTTAAAGACCTAACAGGAGTAAATAAAACACCTCATGAACTAACATTGAAGCAATTAACACGACTAACAGCACGCGAAAATGGCTATCATGCTAAGGTTGCGAGTTTTGATCAATATTTAGCAGCGGCTGAGAAATATCATCAGAAACTTCTGATTGAGATAAAAACAACACCCCATGATTCAAAACAGATGCTCCAGAATTTTAATCGCCGGTATGGGAAAAGGATTTTGCAAGATCATGACCAAGTTCACTCGCTTGATTACAGTGCTGTGACTAAGCTAAAAAATATTAATCCGCGGTTAACAGTTTTGTATATTCAACCCTATAATTTGGGTAATCCCCAGGGAGTTGCTGACGGTTTTTCGATGGAATATTCAACATTAAATCAGGACTTCATTACTCAAGCCCAGTGGCAACATAAACCGGTATATGCATGGACGGTTAATGACACCGATTTAATGAAACAGACTATGTATAACCACGCTAATGGGATAATTACCGATGATTTAGGGGAATTAAATGCGGCAATAAAAGATTTTACTGGAAAGCAGAGTTATGCTAATCGAATTCTAAATTATATTATTGTCGTGCCCACAAGTGGGGGAATTGAACCGTAA
- a CDS encoding immunoglobulin-like domain-containing protein, which produces MMTQPTLTVEKHYLNWPLNRPLNQADIMHELGVHASDEKGQDLTSKVMMNLTQVDVNKAGEYPVMLSVMDNNGQSTQVSITLNIQPMRTQNATQETATPQKSRRGWLWVIIAIVVILCAWWAISSHNRQAANQAATDSQQSSQISNNSSSISDLTKDNQRLANQVAELKGATQQYQKDHDQQALESRLDKIQSQIQDLQNQVQSNNVKQDLNQVNETVNEVRENPANGTKIVNNLKNKGDFQEIWGNISQEVQKWLDEFAN; this is translated from the coding sequence ATGATGACACAGCCAACACTAACAGTAGAAAAACATTATTTAAATTGGCCACTTAACCGTCCTTTAAATCAAGCTGACATAATGCACGAGTTGGGTGTGCATGCATCCGATGAAAAGGGCCAAGATTTAACGAGTAAGGTGATGATGAACCTAACTCAAGTAGATGTTAACAAAGCAGGAGAATACCCTGTGATGTTAAGTGTAATGGATAATAACGGGCAAAGTACTCAGGTAAGTATCACCTTAAATATTCAACCGATGCGGACACAGAATGCAACTCAGGAAACTGCAACGCCTCAAAAATCAAGACGGGGATGGTTATGGGTTATTATCGCAATTGTTGTTATCTTATGTGCATGGTGGGCAATTAGTTCTCATAACCGGCAAGCAGCCAACCAAGCGGCCACTGATAGCCAGCAAAGTAGTCAAATAAGCAATAATTCAAGCAGTATCAGCGATTTAACAAAAGATAATCAACGTCTCGCTAACCAAGTGGCAGAACTTAAAGGAGCAACTCAACAATATCAAAAGGACCATGACCAACAAGCACTAGAAAGTCGCCTTGATAAGATTCAAAGTCAAATTCAAGATTTGCAAAATCAAGTTCAAAGTAACAACGTGAAGCAAGATTTAAACCAAGTTAACGAAACGGTTAATGAAGTACGGGAAAACCCAGCGAATGGGACGAAAATTGTTAACAACCTAAAGAATAAGGGTGATTTTCAAGAAATCTGGGGAAATATTAGCCAAGAAGTGCAGAAGTGGCTAGATGAGTTTGCCAATTAG
- a CDS encoding gamma-glutamyl-gamma-aminobutyrate hydrolase family protein, whose product MHPRIAIPADTLTEATNIINERNAAFAPRPLIEAIIKSGGLPVILPSVAASLAPSYLDLFDGIIFAGGSDVDPTFFNEEPHQKLGPTYLKRDQFEISLATAAFNAGKPIMGICRGMQVLNVALGGTLYQDLSENPHQTLKHSQDAPGNFPSHHVNTDKASRLFNLVGPRPYVNSRHHQSLNQIAEPLHVTAWADDQVPEAVETINSDQILAVQWHPENMFKHYDYSRAIFADLIARAKKAVK is encoded by the coding sequence ATGCATCCACGAATTGCTATTCCTGCAGATACATTAACTGAAGCTACAAACATCATTAACGAGCGAAATGCTGCCTTCGCACCTCGCCCATTAATCGAAGCCATTATCAAGTCAGGAGGATTACCCGTTATTCTTCCTAGTGTTGCTGCTTCACTAGCACCATCCTACCTTGATCTTTTTGATGGGATTATCTTTGCTGGAGGAAGTGATGTCGATCCAACCTTTTTCAACGAAGAACCGCATCAAAAATTAGGTCCCACATATCTTAAACGAGATCAATTTGAAATTAGTCTTGCTACAGCTGCATTTAATGCTGGAAAACCAATAATGGGGATCTGTCGTGGAATGCAGGTATTAAATGTTGCGCTTGGCGGGACTTTATACCAAGACCTTTCGGAAAATCCCCATCAAACCCTTAAGCATTCCCAAGATGCCCCAGGAAATTTTCCTTCCCACCACGTTAATACAGACAAGGCAAGTCGATTATTTAACTTAGTAGGACCCAGACCATATGTTAATTCACGTCATCATCAATCACTAAATCAGATTGCTGAACCACTTCATGTAACGGCATGGGCTGATGATCAGGTACCAGAAGCCGTGGAAACCATTAACTCTGATCAAATTTTAGCAGTTCAATGGCATCCAGAAAACATGTTTAAACATTACGATTATTCGCGCGCTATTTTTGCTGACTTAATTGCTAGAGCGAAAAAAGCGGTTAAATAA
- the pyrR gene encoding bifunctional pyr operon transcriptional regulator/uracil phosphoribosyltransferase PyrR, which yields MAHEILDGSSMQRALTRITYEIIEQNKGVDNLVFVGIKTRGVYLAKRLAKRLNQLENVEIPVAPLDVSLYRDDRHVPDHTQEPTVKTDQLDIDITNKHVILVDDVLFTGRTVRAALDALMDMGRPTRISLAVLVDRGHRELPIRPDFVGKNIPTAMNETVHVAVEEYDGHEDVTIEHN from the coding sequence ATGGCTCATGAGATCTTAGACGGTTCAAGTATGCAACGTGCATTGACCCGGATTACTTATGAGATTATCGAACAAAATAAGGGTGTCGATAACTTAGTATTTGTTGGAATTAAGACGCGGGGGGTATATTTAGCAAAGCGCCTCGCCAAGCGACTAAATCAGTTGGAAAATGTAGAAATTCCTGTGGCACCACTTGACGTCTCACTTTACCGTGATGACCGTCATGTACCAGATCATACTCAAGAACCAACCGTAAAAACTGATCAATTAGATATTGATATTACTAACAAACATGTTATTTTAGTTGATGATGTGCTCTTCACTGGACGGACAGTTCGGGCGGCCTTAGATGCTTTAATGGATATGGGTCGGCCAACCCGAATTTCATTAGCGGTCCTTGTTGATCGGGGACACCGTGAATTACCAATTCGACCAGATTTTGTTGGAAAGAATATTCCAACTGCAATGAATGAGACTGTTCATGTAGCCGTTGAAGAATATGATGGCCATGAAGATGTAACAATCGAGCATAACTAA
- a CDS encoding GMP reductase — MKTFDYDDIQLVPNKCVIKSRKDADTSVKFGPHTFKIPVVPANMESVIDEDLAIWLAQNDYYYVMHRFNPETRAAFVKMMHEKGLFASISVGIKDDEYNFIDQLKSEQLNPEYITIDVAHGHSDFVIKMIQYIKEKLPDTFVTAGNVATPEAVRDLENAGADATKVGVGPGKACITKLKTGFGTGGWQLSAIRWCAKAARKPIIADGGIRHNGDIAKSVRFGASMVMIGSMLAGHLESPGHVINIDGKQYKQYWGSASEVQKGAYRNVEGKQMLVPYRGSIKDTLTEMQEDLQSSISYSGGRDLEAIRKVDYMIVKDSIMNGDF, encoded by the coding sequence ATGAAAACATTCGATTATGATGATATTCAGTTGGTCCCAAATAAATGTGTGATCAAAAGCCGTAAGGATGCAGATACAAGCGTCAAGTTTGGCCCTCACACATTCAAGATCCCTGTTGTACCTGCAAATATGGAGAGCGTCATCGATGAAGATTTAGCAATTTGGCTTGCCCAAAATGACTATTATTACGTGATGCACCGCTTTAATCCAGAGACACGAGCAGCTTTCGTTAAAATGATGCACGAAAAAGGATTATTTGCTTCGATTTCGGTCGGGATTAAGGATGATGAGTATAATTTTATTGATCAACTAAAATCCGAACAATTAAATCCAGAGTATATTACAATTGATGTTGCCCATGGTCATTCTGATTTTGTGATCAAAATGATCCAATACATCAAAGAAAAACTTCCCGACACTTTTGTAACCGCGGGGAACGTTGCAACTCCCGAAGCTGTTCGCGACCTTGAAAATGCTGGGGCGGATGCTACTAAGGTTGGGGTTGGTCCCGGTAAAGCCTGCATCACTAAGCTAAAGACTGGTTTCGGTACTGGCGGTTGGCAATTATCCGCTATTCGTTGGTGTGCTAAAGCCGCGCGGAAACCAATCATCGCTGACGGCGGTATTAGACATAATGGGGACATTGCTAAGTCTGTCCGTTTTGGCGCTTCAATGGTGATGATTGGCTCAATGCTTGCCGGTCACCTCGAATCACCAGGACATGTCATCAACATTGATGGAAAACAATACAAACAATATTGGGGTTCTGCATCTGAGGTTCAAAAAGGTGCTTATCGAAATGTTGAAGGAAAGCAGATGCTCGTTCCTTACCGTGGCTCCATCAAAGACACTTTAACCGAAATGCAGGAAGACTTACAATCATCCATCTCTTACTCGGGTGGTCGTGACCTTGAAGCTATTCGGAAGGTCGATTATATGATTGTAAAAGATTCAATCATGAACGGCGATTTTTAA
- a CDS encoding ECF transporter S component — translation MESTFRLRRSIIAAMLLALTLVLGRFFLIPIPWTHGNVNLCDAGVFIAAMLLGPGAGTIVGGFGGMFLDLISGFPQDALFSFAAHGLEGFISGWIYKKYGNTTWGKWTAILVGTIVMIAIYFICNTVMYHVITGFLSLGSNFIQGMIGGIVALIVIRQLKKHHVG, via the coding sequence ATGGAATCTACTTTTCGGTTACGCCGCTCAATTATTGCCGCAATGTTATTAGCATTAACTCTTGTCCTCGGCCGCTTCTTTCTTATCCCTATTCCATGGACACATGGTAACGTCAACTTATGTGATGCTGGTGTATTCATTGCTGCCATGCTTTTAGGACCAGGAGCAGGGACAATTGTTGGTGGCTTTGGCGGAATGTTCCTTGACCTTATTTCCGGCTTCCCCCAAGATGCCTTATTTTCCTTTGCCGCTCATGGTTTAGAAGGATTTATCAGTGGCTGGATTTATAAAAAATATGGCAACACCACCTGGGGCAAATGGACCGCAATCTTGGTCGGAACAATCGTAATGATTGCAATCTACTTTATCTGCAATACCGTTATGTACCATGTAATTACTGGTTTTTTAAGTTTAGGTTCAAACTTTATCCAAGGAATGATCGGTGGAATAGTGGCGTTAATTGTTATTAGGCAATTGAAGAAGCATCACGTTGGATAA
- the tnpA gene encoding IS200/IS605 family transposase, with amino-acid sequence MANKLNSLAHTKWLCKYHIVFIPKYRRKAIFNQYRRDLRDYIRLLCKYKGVEIIEGHMMPDHVHLLVSIPPKLSVSQFMGYLKGKSALMMFDRHANLKYKYGNRHFWAEGYYVSTVGLNESTIKKYIRDQEKHDIAMDKLTSVEYSDPFKGK; translated from the coding sequence ATGGCTAATAAATTAAATAGCTTAGCCCATACGAAGTGGTTATGTAAGTATCACATCGTATTCATACCAAAGTATAGACGTAAAGCGATCTTCAATCAATACCGAAGAGACCTGAGAGATTATATTCGTTTGTTGTGCAAATATAAGGGAGTAGAAATAATTGAAGGTCATATGATGCCAGATCATGTGCACTTGTTAGTAAGTATTCCGCCGAAGCTAAGTGTATCGCAGTTTATGGGATACTTAAAAGGGAAAAGTGCATTAATGATGTTTGATCGACATGCAAACTTAAAATACAAATATGGGAACCGACATTTTTGGGCTGAAGGCTACTATGTAAGTACAGTTGGATTGAATGAATCCACGATAAAGAAGTATATCCGAGATCAAGAGAAACATGATATAGCAATGGATAAGCTAACAAGTGTGGAATATTCAGACCCTTTTAAGGGTAAGTGA